Sequence from the Corallococcus sp. EGB genome:
CCCAGCGCGCTGGCGATGTGGCCGTTGTGGCGCCGGGCGATCTCGATGCAGACCTCCTGCTGGGCGCCCAGCACGTGGTCCAGCTCCTCGATGTCCACCGGCCCCGGCGTCGTCTGCGTGGCGGACAGCGTGCAGCAGACCACCGTGAGCTGGCGGCGCTCGCCCTCCGCCCACCGGCGCGACCGCGTGGACAGCGCGTTGGGCGTGCGGCTGGACAGCTCCACCGTCGCCGTCTCCGCGTTGGGGGCCGCGGGCTGGATGCGCACCGGAGCCTGCCGGCGCGGCAGGTTGGACACGTCCACCGCCTCCAGCTGGCGCAGCAGCACCTCCGCGGCCACGGTGCGCTGGGACGGGTCCTTCGCGGTGACGCGCTGGAGCAGCTTGCCCAGCGGGTGCGCGGCGATGACCGGCGGAATGGGCACCGGCTCCGTGGACAGCTGCTGGAAGATGACCTCCGCCACCGTGGCGGCCTCGTAGACGCGCCGGCCGGTGAGGCACTCCAGGAACACCAGGCCCCACGCGTACAGGTCCGAGCGCGGCGTGGGCGCCTGCCCGCGAAGCTGCTCCGGCGCCGCGTACGACGGCGTGCCCAGCGACTCGTTGGTGGACGTGATGCGCGGCTGTCCCTCCTCGCGCGCGATCTCATCCGTCACCGACCCGATGCCGAAGTCCAGCACCAGCGCGTTGCGCCGGGCGCCCGTGGGCACGACCATGATGTTCGCGGGCTTCAGGTCGCGGTGCACCACGTTCTGCGCGTGCGCGCACGCCAGCGCGTCCAGCAGCTGGAGCATCAGGTGGCGCGCCTCCACCGGATCCAGCGCGCCCTCCTCCGCGAGCACCTGCGCCAGGTTCTTGCCCGGCACGAACTCGAAGATGGAGTAGACGGCGCCGCCCTGCGCCCGGCCCGAATCGATGAGCCGCACGATGTTCGGGTGGTGCATCTGCGCGCACAGCTTCATCTCGCGCTCGAAGCGCGCGCTGCGGCGCTCCACGGACTCCGGCGTCGCGCCGTCCGTCAGACGCAGGAGCTTCACCGCCACGTTCTGGCCGGTGGTCACCTGGCGGGCCTTGTAGACGCGGCCGAAGCCGCCTTCGCCCAGCTCCGACAGCAGCTCATACCGGCCCTGGAAGGCTTCCAGCAGCTGGGGATCCATGAGGTTCTTCATCGCGCTCCCGAGCCTCGCTCCATTGATGACCGTCCCCCCCGCCTGGGCAGGGTGATGACGAACTCCGTGAACTCACCCGGCACCGTCTCCATGCGGAACGTGCCCTGGTGGCCCTGCACGATGATGTCATGACTGAGCGACAGCCCCAGCCCCGTCCCCTGCCCCGGCGGCTTCGTCGTGAAGAAGGGGTCGAAGATTCTTCTCGCACTCTCCGAGGGGATGCCCGGCCCGTTGTCGCGCAGCCGGACCTCCACCTGCTCAGGACGCGCGAGGGTGCGAACCTTGAGGACCGGCGCGTACGCCGCGCCCTGCGCCTGGCGCTTCTGACGCATGGCGTAGAGCGCGTTGTCCACGACGTTGATGATGACGCGGCCCACGTCCGCGCGGCTGAGCTCCAGCGGCCCCACGGCCGGGTCGTACTCGGCCTCCAGGCGGACGGTCAGGGCCTCGCCGCGCATGCCGCCCAGCCCCAGGGCCACGCTCTCCGCCACCAGGGCGTTCAGGTCCACCGGCTCGCGCGGGCCGGGGGCGCGGCGCGCGTGCTGGAGCATGCCCTGGATGACCGCGTCCGCGCGGCGGCCGTGCTCGTGGATCTTCTGGACGTTGGTGCGCAGGCACACGAGCGCCTCGTCCACGTCGCGCACGCTGTCCGGCGTCAGCCGCTCCCGCTGCGGCTCCAGCACGCCGGCCAGGTCCTCCGTGAGGCCCACGGAGAGCCCGGCGAAGTTGCTGATGAAGTTGAGCGGGTTGCGCAGCTCGTGCGCCATGCCGCCCACCAGCGCCGCGAGCGAGGCCAGCTTCGCGTCCATGATGAGCTGCATGCGCTGCACCGTCTCCTGCTCGATGCGGCGGTAGAGCCGCGCGTTCTCCAGCGCGAGCGCCGCCTGTCCCGCGAACGCGACGAGGAAGTCCAGGTCGTCCTCGGAGAAGCTCTTGGGCGTGGAGACGTTGTCCACGTACAGCACGCCCAGCACCTCGTCGCGCGGCTTGAGCGGCACGCACATGGAGGCGCGGATGGAGCTGAAGATGACGGACTCCGCGGCGCCCAGGCGCGGATCATTCACCGCGTCGGAGAAGAGCGCCGCCACGCTCCGGCGCAGCACGAAGTCCACGATGTTCTGGCTGTAGATGGGCCCGCGCACGGCCGCGCCCTCCGCCGTCTTGGTCACGCGCGGCTCCAGCCTCCCGGTGGCCTCGTCCATCAGCAGGATGACGCCCCGGTCCACGCGGAGGATCTGGAACGCCAGGTCCAGCACCTTGCCGGGCAGCGCCTCCAGGTCGTCCGTGACGGAGAGCAGCTTCGCCACCTCCTGGAGGATGCGCATCCGCTCGCGCGAGCGCGTGGCCGCGCTGGCGGCCTCCACCGGGGGCGGCTCCTGCCCGGACACCGCCTGCACCAGCGTCTTCAGCGGCACGCGGGTGAGCGCGCGCGTGAGCTGCGGGCGGGGCTCGTGGGCCGCCGCGCCGGGCGGGCCCGAGGGCGCGACCGGGGGCGGCTCGTGGGTGAGCAGGAAGACGAGCTCGCCCAGGGTCAGCGTGTCGCCGGGGCGCAGCTCCTTGCGGCGGATCTGCACGCCGTTGACGAAGGTGCCGTTCTTGCTCTGGAGGTCGGTGACGAAGAAGCGCCCGTCGGAGGACTCGATGCGGGCGTGCTGCCGCGACAGGCTGCGGTGGGGGATGCAGATGCCCTGGTCGTCCGCGCGGCCAATGGTGATGGGCGCGTCCCCCAGCGGGTAGGACAGCTCATCCGGCTGCCCTGGATTGTAGACGAGCATCGGCACGGCCTTCGGACCCCCTCCGGGTCGCGAGCCTAACCGAAAAGCGGCGGCCGGAACCGGCCCGGCCGCCTCAGGCGGCGCTGGCGGCGCTGGCCAGCAGCCCCCGGTCCCGCAGCGTGTCGAGGATGCGCTCCAGCCCCGCCTCCACCGTCTCCGCGTCGGAGCGGACGGTGATTTCGGGGGACTCGGGCGGCTCGTAAGGGTCCGACACGCCGGTGAAGTGGGGAATCTCCCCGGCCAGGGCCTTCTTGTAGAGCCCCTTCACGTCGCGGGCGATGAGCGCGTCCAGGCTGGCCTGGACGTAGCACTCCAGGAACGGGATGCCGGCCTGGGTGGCCAGGGCGCGCACCTCGTCCCGGGAGCTCTTGTACGGGGAGATGGCGGCGGTGATGACGCCCACCTCGTGCTTCGCGAGCACCCGCGCCACGTAGCCGATGCGCCGGACGTTCTCCTCGCGGTCCTCGCGGCTGAAGCCCAGACCGCGGGAGAGGTACGTGCGCACCTCGTCCCCGTCGAGCAGCTCCACGCGCTGCACGGGCGAGAGCTGCCGCGCCACCGCGGCGGACAGCGTGCTCTTGCCCGCGCCGGACATGCCGGTGAACCAGAGGATGAAGCCCGGACGCTGTTGCATGGCCACTCCCTACCTGTCCACCGCGGGGCCGTTGATCATCCCGGCGCCCACGGTGGCGTTGGTGCTTTCGTCGATGAGGATGAAGCTGCCGGTGCTGCGGTTGCGGCGGTACTCGTCGAAGAACAGCGGCACCGTCGTGCGCAGCGTCACCCGGCCCACCTCGTTGAGCTTCAGGCCCGGGCTCTGCTCGTCGCGGTGCAGGGTGTTGACGTCCAGCCGGTAGTGCAGCTGCTTCACCATGGCGCGCGCCATGCGGGTGGTGTGCTTGATGGCCAGCCGGGAACCGCTGCTGAGCTGCGAGGACTCCGACAGCCAGCACACCATCGCGTCGATGTCCTGGCTCGCGGTGGGCGGGTTGCCCGGGCGGCACAGCATGTCGCCGCGGCTGATGTCCAGCTCCTCCTCCAGCGACACGTTCACCGACATGGGCGGGAACGCTTCCTTCAGCGGCTTGCCCGCCAGCTCCAGCGCCTTGATGCGCGTGGTGAAGCCGGACGGCATCACCATCACCTCGTCGCCCACGCGCATCACTCCGCCCAGGAGCTGCCCGGAGTACGCGCGGTAGTCGTGGAACTTCTTCGCGGACGCCGGACGGATCACGCCCTGCACGGGGAAGCGCAGGTGGATGAGGTCGCGGTCGGACGCGATGTGCACGTTCTCCAGGTGGTGCAGGAGCGTGGGGCCCTGGTACCAGGGCATCTTCTCCGAGCGCGTCACCACGTTGTCCCCGCCCAGCGCGGAGATGGGGATGAACGACAGGTCCGTCACGTCCAGCTTCATGGAGAACTGGCGGAACTCGTCCCGGATGCGGTCGAAGACGCCCGGGTCGAAGTCCACCAGATCCATCTTGTTCACGCACAGCACCAGGTGCGGCACGCGCAAGAGCGACGCGATGAACGCGTGGCGGCGCGTCTGCTCCAGCACGCCCTTGCGCGCGTCCACCAGGATGAGCGCCAGGTCCGCCGTGGACGCGCCCGTCACCATGTTGCGCGTGTACTGCAGGTGTCCGGGCGTGTCCGCGATGATGAACTTGCGCTTCTGGGTGGAGAAGTAGCGGTACGCCACGTCGATGGTGATGCCCTGCTCCCGCTCGGCCTTCAGGCCGTCCAGGAGCAGCGCCAGGTTGACGTACTCGTCACCCCGGGCCTGGCTCGTGCGCTCCACTGCGGCGAGCTGGTCCTCGAGAATGGACTTCGTGTCGTACAACAGCCGCCCGATGAGGGTGCTCTTGCCGTCATCCACGGAGCCCGCGGTCGCGAATCTCAGCAGTTCCACTAGAAGTATCCCTCGCGCTTGCGGTCTTCCATCGCCGTCTCAGAGAACTTGTCGTCCGCGCGGCTGGCGCCGCGCTCGGTCACGCGGGAGGCCGTCACCTCCGCGATGACCTGCTCCACCGTGGACGCGGTGGACGGCACGCACGCGGTGCACGTCATGTCGCCCACGGTGCGGAAGCGCACCGTCTCCGTCGTCACCGTCTCGCCGGGCATCATGGTCATGAAGGGCGACCAGGCCATCAGCATGCCGTCCCGGCGGAACACCTCGCGCCGGTGCGTGTAGTAGATGGACGGCAGCGCCACGTTCTCCCGGGCGATGTACTGCCAGATGTCCAGCTCGGTCCAGTTGGACAGGGGGAAGACGCGCAGGTGCTCGCCCCGGCGGTGGCGGCCGTTGTAGAGCGCCCACAGCTCCGGCCGCTGGTTCTTCGGATCCCACTGGCCGAACTCGTCGCGGAAGGAATACACGCGCTCCTTCGCGCGGGCCTTCTCCTCGTCGCGCCGGGCGCCGCCGAAGACGGCGTTGAAGCCGTTCTTCTCGATGGCCTCCAGCAGGGGCTGCGTCTGCAACCGGTTGCGGGACGCGCGGGGCCCCTTCTCCTCCGTCACCTTCCCGGCGTCGATGGCCTCCTGCACGGACGCGACGATGAGCCGCGCGCCCAGCTCCGCCACCCGTTCATCGCGATACTGGATGACCTCCGGGAAGTTGTGACCCGTGTCCACGTGCATCAGCGGAAACGGCAGCGGCGCGGGCCAGAAGGCCTTCACCGCCAGGTGCAGCATCACCGCGGAGTCCTTGCCTCCGGAGAAGAGCAGCACCGGCCGGTCCAGCTCCGCCGCGACTTCCCGGATGATGAAGATGGACTCGGCTTCCAGCGCCTCAAGATGTGAAAGCTCGTAGCTCACGGCCAAGCAAGCTACCACAACCCGTCCCACGCCCAACCGTGCCCATGAAAGTTTCCGCGTCCACCGGCGCTGAGACACGCCGGATGCGACATGCCGGAGGGGGCGGTGAAACATGGCCGGACGACCTGACGGGATGGATGTTTCACGCATCCTTCCGCGTGCCCGTCCCCGGCCTTCACCCTGCGTGCGCGGGGGAGTTTCGCGCGGGGGGCGCATGGTATAGACGGCCGCGCCATGGCAAGCGCCTCCCCTCCCGTCCTCGACCGCTGGTTCCCGTCCCGCAAGCCGCTTCCGGAGCCGCGCCTGCGCCTGTTCTGCCTGCCCTTCGCTGGCGGCAGCGCGGCCATCTACACCCCGTGGTTGCATGCGCTGCCCACGGGCGTGGAGCTGTGCGCGGTGCAGCTGCCCGGGCGTGAGCGGCGCCTGATGGAGCCCGCGCTCAAGACGCTGCCGGAGCTGATGGACGTGCTGATGCCCGCGCTGACGCCGCTGATGGACCGGCCCTTCGCGCTGTTCGGCTACAGCATGGGGGCGCGCATCGGCCTGGAGGTGGCGCGCAGGCTGAAGCGCCAGGGCGGCCCGAAGCCGCTGGGCTTCATCGCCGCGGCGGCGCCCCCGCCGTCGCACAACGACCGCGAGCCCATCCACACGCTGCCTGACGCGGGGTTCATCGCGAAGCTGCGCGAGTACGACGGCACGCCCGAGGAGGTCCTCCAGCACAAGGAGCTGCTGGAGCTCATCCTCCCCACGCTGCGCGCGGACTTCGGGCTGGCCTGGGCGGAGAACGGCCAGGACTCGGGCCCGCTGGACATCCCGCTGTCCGTGTACGCGGGCAAGGGGGACAAGCACGTGGGCCTGGACATGATGGAGCACTGGCGCGAGGAGACCACCGCCGACGTGCGCATCCGCCACTTCGAGGGTGGCCACTTCTTCATCCGCACGCACGGACCGCCGGTGCTGGCGGCCGTCCGCGAGGACCTGACGCGCTGGATGACGGCCGCGACGTAGCGGGCGCGGAAGGCGCGACCGCCTCCTGACGTCAGCCCCCGGCCTGTGCGGTCTTGATGAGGGGGGCCATGTCTCCGGCGAGCGGCACGGTGTGCTGCCACCGCACGGACAGCGCCCCGCCCCGGGGCCTGCGGAAGGCCACCGCCGCCTGGTGTCGGGCGGACGGCTTGTGCTGCATGAACTGCCACACGTCCGGCAGGTCGTTCATCCGCGGGTCGAAGGCGATGCTCGGCATCCGGCCCGGCACCAGGTCGAAGGCGAACTGATCCAACGGCAGGGACAGGCCCGCACCGCGCGCCTTGATGTAGGCCTCCTTCAGGGTCCAGTACTCGAAGAAGCGCCCGCGCTGGTGCTCCTTCGGCAGTGAGCGCAGGGCCTGCACCTCCGTCTTCGCGAAGTAGTGGTCGGCGATCTCCACCGTCTCACCGGGCCGCTCCGCGTCCTCGATGTCCGCGCCCAGGTCCACGTCGCGGCCCACCGCGACCAGGGCCATGCCGTCGGTGTGGCTCAGGTTGAAGCGCAGCCACTGGCCCACGGGGCCCACGATGGCGGGGCGGCCGTACTCGTTGGGGACGAAGCGCCAGGCCTCCGGCGCGACGGGCGCGTAGCGCGACAGGGTCAACCGCACCAGCGCGTGCGACACCAGGTACTGCCGCTGGTGCCGCTCGAAGTGGAAGCGCCGCTGCCGCTCGCGCTCGCCGGGGTCCAGCAGGGCCTTGTAGGCCTCCAGGAGGCGCGGGTCATCGATGCGCTCGGGCTCGACGAGCCACACGTGGACCTCGTCGGGGCGCAGGTCGAGGGGCGTGGAGGAAGGGGGCACCGTCATGGCGTGCAGGCAATCAGGAACCGCCGCGCCTGTCACGGGGCTGGTCCGTCCGCTCGGCGGGCGCGTAGGCTTCACGGCCCACACCGGGGGAGAGACACGCATGGACCTGCCCACCGCGACGACGAAGCTCCAGGCGCTGCGCCGGGACATGACGGGCCACACGGACCGGAACGACGAGCGCCGCATCCTGGACCTGCTGGAGGGCGCCACCGGCGAGGAGCTGAACCACCTGCTGTCCAACGTGGACCTGATGCACCTGCTGTCTGACCTGGATGACCGGCTGGTGGGCCCGGACAACCACACGGCGCTGCTGGACCTCTTGTGCACGCGGCGGGCGGCGGAGCTGTCCCTGCCGGTGCGCGCGTCGCTGGCCACCGCGCTCCAGCAGGGCGCCACGCCCGCGCAGGCGGAGCGCCGGCTGCGCGACCTGTTCCTCGGGTTGAAGGGCCGCGAGCTGACCGCGTTCAAGAACCTGCTGGAGGCCGGCGGCGAGTACCACGACCTGCACAAGCTGGTGTTCGACGACGTGGACGACCGGGCGGTGCGCGCGGAGCTGCTCGCCCACTTCCAGCGCGAGGCACAGGCCTTCCCCAGCGGGGAGAACAAGGTCCTGAGCGACATCGACGACACGTTCTTCGTCAACTGGGTGGACAAGCGCTACCCGCCGAAGACGGTGTACCCGGGCGTGCTCGCGTTCTACCAGGAGCTGGATCGGGGGCCGGGCATCATCCCGGGCCGCGCGGGCGACCTCGTGTTCGTGAGCGCTCGTCCGCAGGACCCGCTGGGCCTCATCGAGAACGCGACGCTGGAGTCCCTGCGCGAGCGCGGCGTGCCGCTGGCGGTGATGCTGTCCGGCAGCTTCTTCTACCTCGTGGGCAACACGCGCATCGCGCACAAGAAGTTCGAGAACTTCGAGCAGTACGCGCGCCTCTTCCCCGAGTACGGCTTCGTCTTCGTGGGCGACAGCGGCCAGGGCGACGTGGAGTTCGGCGCGAGGATGCGCGAGGCCCTGCCCCAGGCGGTGCGCGCCGTGTTCATCCACGACGTGGTGGCGACGCCCCAGGACACGCGCGACGCCTGGCGCGAACGGCACGTCTTCTTCTTCGACACCTACGTGGGCGCGGCGGTGGACGCGTTCCACGCGGGCGTCGTCTCCCGGGACGGGGTGGACCGCGTCGCCGCCGCCGCGCGCGAATCGCTGGCGGTCATCGCGTTCCCCTCCGAGGCCCAGCGACAGGCGCGGGAGGCGGAGCTCACCCGGGACCTGGCCCGGGCGTCAGCGCTGCCCCGGGCGTTGGCCGTTTGAATATCCCCAGCGGGTGTTCGTCTCCGAGCGCGGTCCCATTCCCAGAAGGAGCCCGCCCGATGCTTCGCACACTCGCCCTGGTGTCCGCCGCCGCCCTCTCCCTCTTCAGTGCCGCATGCGGTGGGGAGGAGGTGGGCGCGGGCCCCTCCGAGGAAGAACTCAAGGACACGCGCGCCAGCGTCACGGGCACCCGCCCCGCCGTGATGGTGCTCACCGCGCAGGCGACCGATGAGACCGAGTCCTTCCATCTCACGCTCGAGCTGAGTGCGGTGGCGAAGTCACGGGATG
This genomic interval carries:
- a CDS encoding FHA domain-containing protein, whose product is MLVYNPGQPDELSYPLGDAPITIGRADDQGICIPHRSLSRQHARIESSDGRFFVTDLQSKNGTFVNGVQIRRKELRPGDTLTLGELVFLLTHEPPPVAPSGPPGAAAHEPRPQLTRALTRVPLKTLVQAVSGQEPPPVEAASAATRSRERMRILQEVAKLLSVTDDLEALPGKVLDLAFQILRVDRGVILLMDEATGRLEPRVTKTAEGAAVRGPIYSQNIVDFVLRRSVAALFSDAVNDPRLGAAESVIFSSIRASMCVPLKPRDEVLGVLYVDNVSTPKSFSEDDLDFLVAFAGQAALALENARLYRRIEQETVQRMQLIMDAKLASLAALVGGMAHELRNPLNFISNFAGLSVGLTEDLAGVLEPQRERLTPDSVRDVDEALVCLRTNVQKIHEHGRRADAVIQGMLQHARRAPGPREPVDLNALVAESVALGLGGMRGEALTVRLEAEYDPAVGPLELSRADVGRVIINVVDNALYAMRQKRQAQGAAYAPVLKVRTLARPEQVEVRLRDNGPGIPSESARRIFDPFFTTKPPGQGTGLGLSLSHDIIVQGHQGTFRMETVPGEFTEFVITLPRRGGRSSMERGSGAR
- a CDS encoding phosphatase domain-containing protein, with product MDLPTATTKLQALRRDMTGHTDRNDERRILDLLEGATGEELNHLLSNVDLMHLLSDLDDRLVGPDNHTALLDLLCTRRAAELSLPVRASLATALQQGATPAQAERRLRDLFLGLKGRELTAFKNLLEAGGEYHDLHKLVFDDVDDRAVRAELLAHFQREAQAFPSGENKVLSDIDDTFFVNWVDKRYPPKTVYPGVLAFYQELDRGPGIIPGRAGDLVFVSARPQDPLGLIENATLESLRERGVPLAVMLSGSFFYLVGNTRIAHKKFENFEQYARLFPEYGFVFVGDSGQGDVEFGARMREALPQAVRAVFIHDVVATPQDTRDAWRERHVFFFDTYVGAAVDAFHAGVVSRDGVDRVAAAARESLAVIAFPSEAQRQAREAELTRDLARASALPRALAV
- the cysC gene encoding adenylyl-sulfate kinase — translated: MQQRPGFILWFTGMSGAGKSTLSAAVARQLSPVQRVELLDGDEVRTYLSRGLGFSREDREENVRRIGYVARVLAKHEVGVITAAISPYKSSRDEVRALATQAGIPFLECYVQASLDALIARDVKGLYKKALAGEIPHFTGVSDPYEPPESPEITVRSDAETVEAGLERILDTLRDRGLLASAASAA
- the cysD gene encoding sulfate adenylyltransferase subunit CysD, whose protein sequence is MSYELSHLEALEAESIFIIREVAAELDRPVLLFSGGKDSAVMLHLAVKAFWPAPLPFPLMHVDTGHNFPEVIQYRDERVAELGARLIVASVQEAIDAGKVTEEKGPRASRNRLQTQPLLEAIEKNGFNAVFGGARRDEEKARAKERVYSFRDEFGQWDPKNQRPELWALYNGRHRRGEHLRVFPLSNWTELDIWQYIARENVALPSIYYTHRREVFRRDGMLMAWSPFMTMMPGETVTTETVRFRTVGDMTCTACVPSTASTVEQVIAEVTASRVTERGASRADDKFSETAMEDRKREGYF
- a CDS encoding sulfate adenylyltransferase subunit 1 — protein: MELLRFATAGSVDDGKSTLIGRLLYDTKSILEDQLAAVERTSQARGDEYVNLALLLDGLKAEREQGITIDVAYRYFSTQKRKFIIADTPGHLQYTRNMVTGASTADLALILVDARKGVLEQTRRHAFIASLLRVPHLVLCVNKMDLVDFDPGVFDRIRDEFRQFSMKLDVTDLSFIPISALGGDNVVTRSEKMPWYQGPTLLHHLENVHIASDRDLIHLRFPVQGVIRPASAKKFHDYRAYSGQLLGGVMRVGDEVMVMPSGFTTRIKALELAGKPLKEAFPPMSVNVSLEEELDISRGDMLCRPGNPPTASQDIDAMVCWLSESSQLSSGSRLAIKHTTRMARAMVKQLHYRLDVNTLHRDEQSPGLKLNEVGRVTLRTTVPLFFDEYRRNRSTGSFILIDESTNATVGAGMINGPAVDR
- a CDS encoding 4'-phosphopantetheinyl transferase superfamily protein, which translates into the protein MTVPPSSTPLDLRPDEVHVWLVEPERIDDPRLLEAYKALLDPGERERQRRFHFERHQRQYLVSHALVRLTLSRYAPVAPEAWRFVPNEYGRPAIVGPVGQWLRFNLSHTDGMALVAVGRDVDLGADIEDAERPGETVEIADHYFAKTEVQALRSLPKEHQRGRFFEYWTLKEAYIKARGAGLSLPLDQFAFDLVPGRMPSIAFDPRMNDLPDVWQFMQHKPSARHQAAVAFRRPRGGALSVRWQHTVPLAGDMAPLIKTAQAGG
- a CDS encoding thioesterase II family protein, encoding MASASPPVLDRWFPSRKPLPEPRLRLFCLPFAGGSAAIYTPWLHALPTGVELCAVQLPGRERRLMEPALKTLPELMDVLMPALTPLMDRPFALFGYSMGARIGLEVARRLKRQGGPKPLGFIAAAAPPPSHNDREPIHTLPDAGFIAKLREYDGTPEEVLQHKELLELILPTLRADFGLAWAENGQDSGPLDIPLSVYAGKGDKHVGLDMMEHWREETTADVRIRHFEGGHFFIRTHGPPVLAAVREDLTRWMTAAT